CCGTCGCCGAGGCCGTCTTCCTGCCCCCGGCCACCCTCACCAAGCTGATCGACCATCTCGTCGACCAGAACCTCGTCTACCGGCGGATCGATCCGCACGACCGCCGCCGCGTGCTCGCCCACCTCACCCCGCGAGGCGTGACGTACTGGCGGCGCGTCGACCGCGAGGTCCGGGCGCGATGGCCGGTGCTGGACGACGGGGACGACGCGCTGCTGCGCTCCCTGCTGGAGCGGCTGGCGCGGACGCTCGACGCGACGGGCGCCCGCAGCACGCTCTGAAGCGGATCGTCGCGGAAAGTAGTGGTGGGAGCCCGGAATGCGCACGCTCCGTGAAAGGTTGGCATATACATCCAGCTGTGGTCGGTGTTCCCCGCCGGCTGCGGAGCACCGGCGCGTCCGGCCCCCGGGCCGCGCCCCGACCAGCGAGGCACCGTGAACCACTCGACCACCGAAGAGCCCGCCGCCACCGTCGCCCGGCTGCGCGCCACCTTCCGCTCCGGCCGCACCCAGCCGATCGCCTGGCGCACGGAGCAGCTGGGCCGGCTGCGCGAGCTGCTCACCGCGCACGGCGAGGAGCTGGCCGCCGCGCTCCACGAGGACCTCGGCAAGAGCTCCGCGGAGGCCTTCCGTACCGAGATCGACTTCACCGTCCGCGAGATCGACCACACCCTGGAGCACCTCGACGGCTGGCTGCTGCCCGAACCGGCGCCCGTCCCCGCGCACCTCGGCGCGGACGCCACGGCCTGGACGCGGTACGACCCGCTGGGAGTCGTCCTCGTGATCGCCCCCTGGAACTATCCGGTCCAGCTCCTGCTCACCCCGGTGCTCGGAGCGCTGGCCGCGGGCAACGCGGTGGTCGCCAAGCCCAGCGAACTCGCGCCGGCCACCTCCACGGCCCTCGCCCGGCTCCTCCCGCAGTACCTCGACACCGACGCGGTGGCCGTCGTCGAGGGCGGCGTCCCCGAGACGACGGCCCTGCTGGCCGAGCGTTTCGACCAGATCTTCTACACCGGCAACGGCACGGTCGGACGCATCGTCATGCGTGCCGCCGCCGAGCACCTCACCCCGGTCGCCCTCGAACTCGGCGGCAAGTCACCGGCGTTCGTCGACCGCGACACCGACCTGGCCGTCGTCGCCGACCGGCTCGTGCGCGGCAAGTTCCTCAACGCCGGGCAGACCTGCGTGGCGCCCGACTACGTCCTCACCGACCCGGAGACCGCCCGCGCGCTGGAGCCGAGGCTCGCCGAGGCCGTGACGACGCTCTTCGGCCCGGAGCCGAAGGAGTCCGCCGCGTTCGGGCGGATCGTCAACGAGCGGCACTTCGACCGGCTCACCGGACTGCTCGGCTCCGGCCGCACCGTCACCGGCGGCGCCAGCGACCGCGCCGCGAAGTACATCGCGCCGACCGTCCTCGCCGACGTCGACCCGAAGTCCCCCGTCATGGGGGAGGAGATCTTCGGCCCCATCCTGCCCGTCGTGACCGTGGCGGACCTCGACGAGGCCATCGGCTTCATCAACGACCGCGACAAGCCGCTCGCCCTGTACGTGTTCACCGAGTCGGACACCACACGGGAGCGGATCGCCGCCGAGACCTCCTCCGGCGGCCTCGGCTTCGGACTGCCGCTCGCCCACCTGACCGTCTCCGACCTCCCGTTCGGGGGCGTCGGCGAGAGCGGCATGGGCAGCTACCACGGCCGGTACTCGATCGACACGTTCAGCCACCGCAAGGCCGTACTGGAGAAGCCGCTGGTCTGAGCGGCCACCGCTCCCTCCACCGCAGGGCCCGCCCGGGATCGGGCGGGCCCTGTTCGGCGGTATCGCGCTGCGGATCGCCGCCGTTGCGGGCACCGTGTTGAGGGGACCGGCGCGCGCGAGGAGAGGCTTCGATGAAGGCAGCAGTCGTCCGGGCGTCCGGTGAACCGCCGGTCATCGTGGACCGCCTCACCATCGACCCCGACTCCCACCCTGACCCCGATATCGGCGCCGTCGCCTTCGCCGAGCCGGGTCCGCGTCAGGTCCGCGTCCGGGTGGACGCCTTCCAACCGTGCCCCACCGACCTGCCCGCCACGCGCCGCGACCGGCCGGTCGGGCCGAGTCCGGCGTTCGTGCCGCACGAGGACCGTGTCCCCGGCCGGGCGCTCCGACGCGATGGCGCGGCACTCGCCGGGCCGTCGCTCACGGTGAACGGGGCGGCCCCTTCGGCGGTCTGCCCCGGGTCGCGGCAGGGCGGTAGGGTCGAGTTCGTCGCCGTGGCGGCGCACGGCACGATCCCGGCCCCGATCGTCGACGCCGTCCCGAACCGCACCCGTGTGACCGGTTCCTCCGTGGGAACCCGGCAGGACCTGGCCGAGGTGGTCACCGTGCGCACCGCCGACGGGCCGCACCCCGGGGTTCCCCACGTCCCGTGCCCCGACCGGGTCGGCGAGTCGACCGACGGCTTCCGCTCACCCGAACCGACCGGTGCCGGCACCGCCCGCTCCACCCGCCCGCGTACGCCCGTGCCGCCCCGCCCGCCGACGTGCACCCCCGATGACCTGCTCGCCGCCCCAGCCCGATGACGTACGGAGTCACGATGCCCGAGGCCGAACACCAGGACAGCACCGCACCGACCGACGACGAACTCCGCATCCTCGACGCCCACTGGCGGGCCGCCAACTACCTTGCCGTGGGCCAGATCTACCTGCTCGCGAACCCGCTCCTCACCGAGCCCCTCACCCCCGACCACATCAAGCCCCGCCTCCTCGGCCACTGGGGTACGTCCCCCGGCCTGAACCTGGTCCACACCCACCTCAACCGGGTGATCAAGGCACGGGGGATCGACGCGCTGTGCGTGTGGGGGCCGGGTCACGGGGGGCCGGCCGTGCTGGCGAACTCCTGGCTGGAAGGCACCTACAGCCAGACGTACCCCTCCGTGTCCCGCGACGCCGAGGGCATGGGGAAGCTCTTCCGGCAGTTCTCGTTCCCCGGCGGCGTGCCGAGCCATGTCGCGCCGGAGACACCGGGTTCGATCCACGAGGGCGGCGAGCTGGGCTACTCCTTGGCCCACGCCTACGGTGCCGCCTTCGACAACCCGGATCTGCTGGTCACCTGTGTCATCGGTGACGGTGAGGCGGAGACCGGGCCCTTGGCGGCGGCCTGGCACTCCAACAAGTTCCTCGACCCGGTCAACGACGGCGCGGTCCTGCCGGTCCTGCACCTCAACGGCTACAAGATCGCCAACCCGACCGTGCTCGCCCGGCTCCCCGAGGAGGAGCTCGACGAGCTGCTGCGCGGATACGGCCACGACCCGATCCACGTCACGGGCGACGACCCCGCCGAGGTGCACCGCGCCATGGCCGGGGCGTTCGACCGGGCCCTCGACCGGATCGCCGTCCTCCAGCGCACGGCCCGCGAGGAGGGCGTGACCGAGCGGGCCCGCTGGCCCATGATCGTGCTCCGCACCCCGAAGGGCTGGACCGGCCCCGCCGTGGTCGACGGCGAACCCGTCGAGGGCACCTGGCGCGCCCACCAGGTCCCCCTCTCCGCGGTGCGTGAGAACCCGGAACATCTGCGGCAGTTGGAGGAGTGGCTGCGTTCCTACCGGCCCGAGGAACTGTTCGATGACGAGGGGCGTCCGGTCGCCGACGTGCTGGCCTGCGTGCCCGAGGGCGACCGGCGGCTCGGCGCCACCCCGCACGCCAACGGCGGCCTCCTCGTCCGCGATCTGCCGCTGCCGCCCCTGGAGCGCTTCGCCGTTCCCGTCGACAAGCCGGGTGTCACGCTGCACGAGCCGACCCGGGTGCTCGGCGACCTCCTCGAACACGTCATGCGGGAGACCACGGACCGCCGCGACTTCCGCCTGGTGGGTCCCGACGAGACCGCCTCCAACCGCCTGGACGCCGTCTACGCGGCCAGCGGCAAGGCCTGGCAGGCCGAGACCCTCCCGGTGGACGAGCACCTCGACCGCCACGGCCGG
The window above is part of the Streptomyces sp. NBC_01428 genome. Proteins encoded here:
- a CDS encoding MarR family winged helix-turn-helix transcriptional regulator; protein product: MPTPSPRQPQDLMHLLTRAERLAARRLRSVLDEDGCSLDAWRVLVLLSDGAGHPMTAVAEAVFLPPATLTKLIDHLVDQNLVYRRIDPHDRRRVLAHLTPRGVTYWRRVDREVRARWPVLDDGDDALLRSLLERLARTLDATGARSTL
- a CDS encoding aldehyde dehydrogenase family protein, which produces MNHSTTEEPAATVARLRATFRSGRTQPIAWRTEQLGRLRELLTAHGEELAAALHEDLGKSSAEAFRTEIDFTVREIDHTLEHLDGWLLPEPAPVPAHLGADATAWTRYDPLGVVLVIAPWNYPVQLLLTPVLGALAAGNAVVAKPSELAPATSTALARLLPQYLDTDAVAVVEGGVPETTALLAERFDQIFYTGNGTVGRIVMRAAAEHLTPVALELGGKSPAFVDRDTDLAVVADRLVRGKFLNAGQTCVAPDYVLTDPETARALEPRLAEAVTTLFGPEPKESAAFGRIVNERHFDRLTGLLGSGRTVTGGASDRAAKYIAPTVLADVDPKSPVMGEEIFGPILPVVTVADLDEAIGFINDRDKPLALYVFTESDTTRERIAAETSSGGLGFGLPLAHLTVSDLPFGGVGESGMGSYHGRYSIDTFSHRKAVLEKPLV
- a CDS encoding phosphoketolase family protein; translation: MPEAEHQDSTAPTDDELRILDAHWRAANYLAVGQIYLLANPLLTEPLTPDHIKPRLLGHWGTSPGLNLVHTHLNRVIKARGIDALCVWGPGHGGPAVLANSWLEGTYSQTYPSVSRDAEGMGKLFRQFSFPGGVPSHVAPETPGSIHEGGELGYSLAHAYGAAFDNPDLLVTCVIGDGEAETGPLAAAWHSNKFLDPVNDGAVLPVLHLNGYKIANPTVLARLPEEELDELLRGYGHDPIHVTGDDPAEVHRAMAGAFDRALDRIAVLQRTAREEGVTERARWPMIVLRTPKGWTGPAVVDGEPVEGTWRAHQVPLSAVRENPEHLRQLEEWLRSYRPEELFDDEGRPVADVLACVPEGDRRLGATPHANGGLLVRDLPLPPLERFAVPVDKPGVTLHEPTRVLGDLLEHVMRETTDRRDFRLVGPDETASNRLDAVYAASGKAWQAETLPVDEHLDRHGRVMEILSEHTCQGWLEGYLLTGRHGLFSCYEAFVHIVDSMVNQHIKWLKTSRELAWRRPIASLNYLLTSHVWRQDHNGFSHQDPGFVDHVLNKSPEVVRVYLPPDANTLLSVADHVLRSRDYVNVVVAGKQPCFDWLSMDQARDHCARGAGIWEWAGSPGVEREPEVVLACAGDVPTQEVLAAADLLRRHLPEVSFRVVNVVDMTRLLPREEHPHGMSDFEYDGLFTADKPVIFAYHGYPWLIHRLAYRRSGHANLHVRGYKEMGTTTTPFDMVVRNDLDRYRLVMDVIDRVPGLGVRAATVRQRMEDARSRHHVWIREHGTDLPEVADWTWSG